In Leuconostoc kimchii IMSNU 11154, one genomic interval encodes:
- a CDS encoding winged helix-turn-helix transcriptional regulator — protein sequence MPAANCPVQSTIDVVKGKFTVEILQAIHDGHNHYGLMKSHIPSINPRILSTRIKDLEANGIIIREHLPTNPPQIAYHFTDKGLYLLKLIPDIKAWYVRYHG from the coding sequence ATGCCAGCAGCCAATTGCCCAGTGCAATCTACAATCGATGTCGTCAAAGGGAAATTCACCGTGGAAATTTTACAGGCTATTCACGATGGGCATAATCACTATGGTCTGATGAAAAGTCATATTCCCAGCATCAATCCTAGAATTCTATCAACTCGAATAAAAGATCTCGAAGCAAACGGTATTATTATAAGAGAGCATCTACCAACCAATCCACCACAAATTGCCTATCATTTTACTGATAAAGGTCTATATTTATTGAAGCTAATCCCCGATATTAAGGCTTGGTATGTTCGTTATCATGGGTAG
- a CDS encoding ABC transporter ATP-binding protein, giving the protein MSKSNIIKVQQLSKHYDNHKILDNVNLEIFESDFTVIMGPSGAGKSTLLQNISTMDKPTSGKVIFNQQDLTKLTDKALSLFRKKDIGFIFQSFNLIEHLSVLENVCLPGLLLKTESKQQVIQRAKQLLTGLGLDAHMEQAITHLSGGQKQRVAIARSLINQPKILFADEPTGALDSTSGIEVLDSLTLNNQNGQTIVMVTHDLKAALRADRILFIKDGTIFGDRNFTPYNASQIAARRIEIESWLQEMGW; this is encoded by the coding sequence ATGTCGAAGAGCAATATCATTAAAGTACAGCAGTTATCCAAACACTATGACAATCATAAAATTTTAGACAATGTCAATCTAGAGATTTTTGAATCAGATTTTACTGTCATCATGGGGCCTTCAGGTGCTGGGAAATCAACGTTGTTACAAAACATATCAACGATGGATAAACCAACTAGTGGCAAAGTTATATTTAACCAACAAGATCTCACAAAACTTACAGACAAAGCGTTGTCATTATTTAGAAAAAAAGATATTGGTTTTATTTTCCAGTCATTTAACCTTATTGAACATTTAAGTGTTTTGGAAAATGTTTGTTTGCCAGGATTATTACTGAAAACAGAGTCTAAACAACAAGTAATCCAAAGAGCTAAGCAACTGCTTACCGGATTAGGGCTTGATGCCCATATGGAGCAAGCTATTACACACTTATCCGGTGGTCAAAAACAACGTGTTGCTATTGCTAGAAGTTTGATTAACCAACCTAAAATTTTGTTCGCTGATGAACCAACAGGTGCCTTAGATTCGACTTCTGGTATTGAGGTGCTTGATAGCCTCACGTTGAATAATCAAAATGGTCAAACAATTGTTATGGTGACACATGATTTAAAAGCTGCACTACGTGCTGATCGTATTCTGTTTATTAAAGACGGTACAATTTTTGGAGATAGAAATTTTACGCCTTATAATGCTAGTCAAATTGCAGCACG